One Fusarium poae strain DAOMC 252244 chromosome 4, whole genome shotgun sequence DNA window includes the following coding sequences:
- a CDS encoding hypothetical protein (TransMembrane:2 (i64-87o93-113i)), which yields MTLETACPPEVELEDGYRLIIKRPWRPIFHDGGQSKIFRVPDRLSFFSPGPPPLHQALEEAKTVIFLMWFLCCSSIILGVPFFTLLYPGEIDWNIIVAWLGFNCVVILSAWAITCYDGLFGGSDATRSPGEDMGSDHVHDQVLG from the coding sequence atgacgctcgAGACGGCATGCCCGCCAGAGGTCGAGCTGGAGGATGGCTACCGCCTTATCATCAAACGACCTTGGAGGCCTATTTTCCATGATGGAGGGCAATCAAAGATTTTCCGTGTCCCCGATCGATTGAGTTTCTTTTCTCCCGGCCCGCCCCCCCTACACCAGGCATTGGAGGAGGCTAAAACAGTTATCTTTCTGATGTGGTTTCTGTGTTGTTCCAGTATCATACTAGGAGTCCCTTTCTTCACTCTGTTATATCCTGGAGAGATCGATTGGAATATCATAGTGGCATGGCTTGGATTCAATTGTGTGGTAATTCTTTCGGCTTGGGCCATCACATGTTACGATGGTCTCTTTGGCGGTTCGGATGCAACTAGAAGTCCTGGAGAAGACATGGGATCTGACCATGTCCATGATCAAGTTTTGGGCTGA
- a CDS encoding hypothetical protein (MEROPS:MER0003798) yields MPSRRRVHFKPEAKSWVSPGSVSPPEDIDRFHRGLPNYEPTPLVKLENLAKELGVGAVYVKDETSRFGLPSFKILGASWGAFRSITENLGLPLDSDIGTVGVEAQSQQLTLYAATEGNHGRAVARMGSILGITAEIHVPASMHPSTVKLIESEGATVVVSKGRYEDAMIEAKSASENGQGIMVQDTAFGAYQSVPQWIVDGYGTMMREVDNQLGSTNVDLVIAPVGVGSFAQSVVSHFKRRGTSTSVVTVEPDTAACLWKSLTAGELTKIPTTTTIMAGLNCGAPSTIAWELLKHGVDASLTVSDYEAYRSVQYLQSQGIDAGPCGGSTLAALRRLTPTDKNQLGLNDNSTVVLFCTERSRDYDIPHSVSHDDPVALTQTLVQINSASPDLGSTPGPGETAIARYIVSWLEHRDIETHWIEYANGRPSIVGVARGSGDGKSLMLNGHIDTVTLMGYTDDPLSGKIVDGRLYGRGSADMKSGVAAAMVTLANAKKLGLRGDVILAAVADEESLSKGTEDVLRAGWRANTAIVSEPTNLEINHAHKGYCHVEIKVYGLAAHGSRADLGIDAIVNAGHFLVEFGRYAKKLREGPGDGTLGTGTAHASIISGGEEAASYPAECTIIAERRTITGENDEVVKQEFDDMIGKVAKEIPNFKAEAKIVFSRPPQLTPIDHPFTQLVSDIVGEVLGEEATIAGALFWTDCALLSQEGIVPLLWGPRGEGLHSKEEWVDVSSIEQVADGLTRIAAEFCK; encoded by the exons ATGCCGTCTCGTCGACGCGTACACTTCAAACCCGAAGCCAAGTCGTGGGTATCTCCTGGCTCTGTATCGCCTCCAGAAGATATAGATCGGTTCCACAGAGGCCTTCCCAATTATGAACCAACTCCCCTTGTGAAGCTCGAGAATCTTGCAAAAGAACTAGGAGTAGGCGCAGTCTATGTCAAAGATGAGACAAGCCGCTTCGGTCTTCCTTCATTCAAGATTCTCGGTGCCTCATGGGGTGCTTTCCGTTCCATCACGGAGAACTTGGGATTGCCTCTCGACTCAGACATTGGGACTGTTGGAGTAGAAGCCCAGTCACAACAGTTGACGCTGTACGCAGCGACTGAGGGAAACCATGGCCGTGCTGTGGCGCGCATGGGCTCAATTCTCGGCATCACGGCGGAAATTCATGTACCAGCTTCTATGCATCCTTCTACTGTCAAGCTGATTGAGTCTGAAGGCGCAACCGTTGTTGTATCGAAAGGCCGGTATGAGGATGCCATGATCGAAGCCAAGTCTGCTTCCGAGAATGGACAAGGGATCATGGTTCAAGACACTGCCTTCGGTGCTTATCAATCTGTTCCTCAG TGGATCGTCGACGGCTATGGAACCATGATGCGAGAGGTCGACAATCAATTAGGTTCAACCAATGTCGACTTGGTCATCGCTCCTGTCGGTGTCGGTTCATTCGCGCAATCCGTTGTTTCGCATTTCAAGAGAAGGGGTACATCTACATCCGTTGTTACAGTCGAACCTGACACAGCCGCGTGTCTATGGAAGAGTTTGACAGCTGGTGAGCTGACTAAGATCCCAACGACCACTACTATCATGGCCGGTCTCAACTGTGGCGCACCTTCAACTATCGCGTGGGAGCTCCTGAAGCACGGCGTTGACGCAAGTTTGACCGTGTCTGACTATGAGGCATACCGGTCTGTCCAGTATCTTCAATCGCAGGGCATTGATGCTGGACCTTGTGGTGGTTCGACGTTGGCTGCGCTGAGACGTCTGACACCTACCGACAAGAACCAACTAGGACTGAATGACAACTCTACAGTTGTTCTCTTCTGCACGGAACGGAGTAGAGATTATGACATCCCTCACAGCGTTTCGCATGACGATCCTGTGGCGCTCACTCAGACTCTTGTTCAGATCAACTCAGCAAGTCCGGACTTGGGCTCTACTCCTGGACCAGGCGAAACAGCTATTGCTCGCTACATAGTGTCTTGGCTCGAACATCGCGATATAGAGACCCACTGGATTGAGTATGCAAATGGTCGCCCTTCTATTGTTGGTGTCGCTCGCGGTTCAGGCGATGGAAAGAGTCTCATGCTCAACGGGCACATCGATACTGTAACATTGATGGGCTATACCGACGATCCGCTAAGCGGGAAGATTGTTGATGGACGGCTGTACGGTCGGGGCTCTGCTGATATGAAGTCCGGCGTTGCGGCGGCTATGGTTACCTTGGCTAATGCTAAGAAGCTCGGTTTACGCGGTGATGTGATCCtcgctgctgttgctgatgaAGAAAGCTTAAGCAAGGGTACGGAAGACGTCCTCCGAGCTGGTTGGAGAGCGAATACTGCGATCGTATCAGAACCGACAAATCTTGAGATCAACCATGCCCATAAGGGATACTGTCATGTCGAGATCAAGGTATACGGGCTGGCAGCTCATGGTTCGCGGGCGGATCTGGGAATTGATGCCATTGTCAATGCCGGTCACTTTCTGGTCGAATTCGGTCGATATGCCAAGAAGCTGCGGGAGGGTCCCGGCGATGGGACGCTTGGTACAGGAACTGCCCATGCATCGATCATCTCGGGCGGCGAAGAGGCGGCATCGTATCCTGCGGAATGCACAATCATTGCCGAACGTCGTACTATTACCGGAGAGAATGACGAGGTTGTAAAACAAGAGTTTGACGACATGATCGGGAAAGTCGCGAAGGAGATTCCCAACTTCAAAGCAGAAGCGAAAATCGTCTTTAGTCGACCTCCTCAGCTGACTCCAATAGACCATCCTTTTACCCAGCTTGTCTCTGACATTGTGGGCGAGGTTCTTGGAGAGGAGGCCACTATTGCTGGTGCTTTATTCTGGACCGATTgtgctcttctttctcaagaAGGCATTGTCCCTCTTCTCTGGGGGCCTCGAGGTGAAGGGTTGCATTCTAAAGAAGAATGGGTAGACGTCAGTTCGATTGAGCAAGTTGCTGATGGCTTGACGCGTATAGCAGCAGAGTTTTGTAAGTAG
- a CDS encoding hypothetical protein (TransMembrane:12 (i53-72o92-108i115-136o142-165i177-195o215-234i269-286o306-324i336-355o384-404i416-436o448-467i)), with protein MSQDPATVPSKGGISTDADYHDTQTDVDLPRGWKYRRLRLFGKTLPWYASPRIQLGMVAFVCFMCPGMFNALGGLGGGGKTDPTLADNMNTALYGTFAVVGIFGGTFVNKLGIKACLSFGGVGYGLYAISLLVSVHKHVPGFNIFAGVWLGLCAALLWTAQGTIMISYPHENKKGKYFAWFWGIFNMGAVIGSLIPLGENINIKENKTVSDGTYIGFIVLMFFGALLALTLCNAGDIIRKDGSRVILMKNPTWQSELWGLWETLRFEPFVVLLFPMFFSSNWFYVYQQNSVNGAYFNTRTKSLNGLLYWLAQIIAAVIWGYLLDIESIKRTTRAKAAWVGLFILTFVIWGGGYAFEKTYTRETVAPDSGFVPGDWTDSGYAGPMFLYIFYGFYDAAWQATIYWFMGALSNSGRRSANYVGFYKGIQSVGAAVVNHLDAKKISYRSEFISNWVLLSVSLVIAAPVILLKIKDHVSTEEDLKGTDETIADVLPSGHPEKNHERTSVA; from the exons aTGTCTCAAGATCCGGCTACCGTCCCTTCCAAGGGCGGCATCTCGACTGATGCAGACTATCACGATACTCAAACCGACGTCGATCTGCCACGCGGTTGGAAGTACCGACGACTCCGTCTCTTCGGCAAGACTCTTCCCTGGTATGCTTCGCCACGTATCCAGCTCGGAATGGTGGCTTTCGTCTGTTTCATGTGCCCCGGCATGTTCAACGCTCTTGGTGGTCTTGGTGGAGGTGGCAAAACTGACCCAACCTTGGCTGACAACATGAACACCGCGCTCTACGGCACTTTCGCTGTGGTTGGTATCTTTGGTGGCACTTTTGTCAACAAGCTCGGTATCAAAGCCTGTCTGAGCTTCGGTGGCGTAGGCTACGGCTTGTACGCCATCAGTCTTCTTGTTTCCGTACACAAACATGTTCCCGGCTTCAACATCTTTGCTGGTGTCTGGCTTGGTCTATGCGCTGCTCTGCTCTGGACCGCACAGGGTACCATCATGATCTCGTATCCTCACGAGAACAAGAAGGGAAAGTACTTCGCTTGGTTCTGGGGTATTTTCAACATGGGTGCTGTTATTGGCAGTTTG ATTCCCCTTGGCGAAAACATTAACATCAAGGAAAACAAGACCGTCAGCGACGGAACCTACATTGGATTCATTGTTCTCATGTTCTTTGGTGCCTTGCTTGCTCTCACTCTTTGCAACGCCGGCGATATCATCCGCAAGGATGGATCTCGCGTTATTCTCATGAAGAACCCAACCTGGCAGAGTGagctttggggtctttgggAAACCCTCCGATTCGAACCTTTTGTTGTCCTTCTCTTCCCcatgttcttctcctccaacTGGTTCTACGTCTACCAACAGAATTCCGTCAATGGCGCCTACTTCAACACCCGAACAAAGTCGCTCAATGGCCTGTTGTACTGGTTGGCTCAGATCATTGCTGCAGTCATCTGGGGTTATCTCCTTGATATTGAGAGCATCAAACGTACCACTCGTGCCAAGGCTGCGTGGGTTGGCCTGTTTATCTTAACCTTTGTCATCTGGGGCGGAGGATACGCTTTCGAGAAGACTTATACTCGGGAGACTGTCGCTCCAGACTCAGGTTTTGTCCCAGGTGACTGGACAGACTCTGGCTACGCTGGGCCCATGTTCCTGTACATCTTTTACGGTTTCTACGATGCTGCTTGGCAAGCCACCATTTACTG GTTTATGGGAGCTCTGTCCAACTCTGGTCGACGATCTGCCAACTATGTCGGCTTCTATAAGGGTATCCAATCTGTTGGTGCCGCCGTGGTCAATCATCTCGACGCAAAGAAGATCTCGTACAGATCCGAGTTCATCAGCAACTGGGTTCTTCTTTCGGTCTCTCTTGTTATCGCTGCCCCAGTCATTCTTCTAAAGATTAAAGACCACGTGAGCACCGAAGAAGATCTCAAGGGCACTGATGAGACTATTGCGGATGTGTTGCCATCTGGCCATCCGGAGAAGAATCACGAGAGAACCAGCGTTGCTTAA
- a CDS encoding hypothetical protein (TransMembrane:1 (i158-176o)), whose amino-acid sequence MPRKGSRKVRSGCLTCKARKVKCDEGKPSCQRCVIGGRVCQGLDFSNQAKSSLQLVQPRNHVLGDTVRSESRVMEFFCNVAAPSLSGPIDPYFWTHIVLQLAELEPCVRHSVMTISSLFENRRSRDISSAVAVQRNVVALKHYNAAIRELQGPRRLDLGLTLLTCLLFVCIEVLHANGDIAIRHCYHGINLMGTSDPPETSRVWPLQMYHVCTVLSTVIFTTDETDYDEFIPTFKELVKGAGELAGLRTRPTKSEFHFEMGFAPFLFFVAIKCRDFETRMEGLRLMSVLCAAQESLWNSHTLQVVAQRIIDLEHGITTGEESTSYYTLPDDNIRVRHFVVGPVKSGTDGLIGREISFYMPLDDGIYIKREIFSMERLREPLDLQDSPGVFAVDLATETLLMTELKN is encoded by the exons ATGCCACGCAAGGGGAGCCGCAAAGTGCGATCTGGTTGTTTGACATGCAAGGCCCGCAAAGTAAAATGCGATGAAGGCAAACCCTCGTGTCAGCGATGCGTCATTGGTGGGCGGGTATGTCAGGGGCTTGATTTCTCCAATCAAGCAAAGTCGTCTCTTCAACTCGTACAACCACGGAATCACGTACTCGGAGACACGGTCAGAAGCGAGTCGAGGGTCATGGAGTTCTTCTGCAACGTTGCGGCGCCGTCTTTATCAGGACCCATTGATCCCTACTTTTGGACCCATATTGTCCTTCAGCTTGCCGAGCTGGAACCGTGTGTTAGACACTCTGTCATGACCATTAGCTCCCTATTCGAGAATCGTCGGAGCCGTGATATATCCTCGGCCGTTGCTGTGCAGAGAAACGTTGTTGCTTTGAAACATTATAACGCAGCTATTCGCGAACTCCAAGGCCCCAGACGTCTGGATCTGGGATTAACCTTGTTAACGTGCCTCCTCTTTGTCTGCATCGAGGTTCTGCACGCAAACGGTGATATCGCTATTCGACATTGCTACCATGGGATTAATCTGATGGGAACTTCTGACCCACCAGA AACCTCACGAGTCTGGCCACTCCAGATGTACCATGTCTGCACCGTCCTATCCACCGTGATATTCACAACAGACGAAACTGATTACGATGAATTCATTCCCACTTTCAAAGAATTGGTAAAGGGTGCCGGCGAACTCGCTGGATTGAGGACCAGACCAACAAAATCCGAATTTCATTTCGAAATGGGTTTCGCGCCTTTTCTGTTCTTTGTCGCCATTAAATGTCGGGATTTTGAAACCCGAATGGAAGGTCTTCGCTTGATGAGCGTGCTCTGCGCAGCGCAAGAGAGTCTTTGGAATAGCCATACGTTACAAGTTGTTGCACAGCGAATCATCGATCTCGAGCATGGCATCACAACTGGAGAAGAATCAACGAGCTACTATACTTTGCCTGACGATAATATCAGAGTCAGACATTTCGTCGTTGGTCCAGTAAAGTCTGGAACTGACGGCTTGATTGGAAGGGAAATATCCTTCTACATGCCATTGGATGATGGCATATACATTAAGCGTGAGATATTCTCCATGGAAAGATTAAGAGAACCTCTGGATCTCCAAGATTCGCCGGGTGTTTTTgccgtcgaccttgccacaGAGACGTTATTGATGACGGAACTCAAGAACTAG